Sequence from the Periplaneta americana isolate PAMFEO1 chromosome 5, P.americana_PAMFEO1_priV1, whole genome shotgun sequence genome:
ggtcaacgaactcggtgtgtcccGGTAGGTGAGCTGTTCTCTGCCTTGACGTTGCCACCAGTTCGAATCatgcaatggtttgaatttagaggtttttaaaattaaatttacacgaaaagcgtcactattgaaatacgctagaaggataatttattctttattagttatcctatcgatatgaacaaaaatcacgaacctactcgcaatagttaccgaataaaaggttgttaaacatttgaaaaaaaaaaaacacatttttttttctgaaaaaattatgaacttttcaccaatatgatagtatagttttttgttatatacaacatgggctattcgctctgaaaatctgcaaggctatatcacttccaccctgtaagcTTATTGGCGACATTATATACTTGATTATGAATTGATCGTAACGGCACGGCTGAAAGCTTCCACACCTATTATCCAGTTTAGCATTCATAGCGATGCTGTTTGGGTACAGGCCCCCATATTCTGGCAGAAATTTcgtaagaaaatttatttctcatgAAAACTCGAACTCGCTCATTTCTTAACGTTAGTCCAAATCATGAGAACTTAGCTATGGCTCGAGACTGTGTTTCTGTAGTAATCTATAAACATAGAGATAATTAATATAGAATGCTTACCCATAACCATAGCTGGAACTCTGACTGGAGCTCGAACTAGAACTCTGGCTGTATGTGCGTCCACCCGACCCTCCACCCCCACAAGTACTACAACCAGAACCGCCAAGCGGTTGTGCTGAAACATAAAATATCGGGTATCCTCCTCCGCCACCTCCACCTCCACCGCAGCTGTTGCAATATCCTCTTCCTCCAGTTCTTTTCATTCGATGAATGCCGGCAGTCTTATCCGTTTTGCTTGTTGTTAGTATCCCACTTCTTAGAGACTTTCTGACGAGAGGAGCTGCAGAAACAGTAACGTGAAAACTTTTATTGTTACATGTCTACAAGTTGGGATATCTCcagtaattatacagggtgtttaaaaaatatggggcataatttcaggtatgtatttcccacatgtagacaatcaaaatagttcattacaacatgtgtccggaaatgcttcatttccgagttatggtcttcacaacattgaaattcaccggaacgtttttctttccgcaggtcgttgtcattacagaagatgttcaaaatgtccacctcctgcttgaatacagacctcacatcgatgtctcattgacctgcgaacacgatcccaaactccaggagtattgcgtatgtcctcagaacatgccacatttcgattccgaagggattccaaatcaggcaccggagacgaataaaccaatgattttaaatggccccacaagtagaaatcgagagggttcagatcaggtgagcgtggaggccaagcaattgggccacctctacctatctatcgatcaggaaaccttcgatccaagtaccggcgagccgtacgactgaagtgtgcaggagcgccatcatgcaagaagtgaatgtgttgacgattgatcagtggagtgtcttctaaaacatgaggtagtttgtgtacgcctgccccgtaagtctgtttacaagtacatggggtccaactaatcgatcaccaatgataccggcccacatgttgagggagaaccgcacctggtgatgagatggaacagttgcacgtgggttttcatacgcccatacatgctgattgtggaaatttgttatgccatctcgtgtgaactgtgcttcatctgtaaataatactaaggcaggaaagttgggatttacaccacactgctgcaagaaccactgacagaacctaactcgtgcagggtaatctgctggtgacagggcctgtacacgttgcaaatgataaggatacagcCTGTATAATTGGCtttgtgtgtttgttttgatACTTAATTCAAAGACCTTGCACATGggaaactattttaattacttgattAGTCGGTTGATTTTAGGGTGGGTCCATAACGAACCAATAGATCGTTCTCTGGGACATTGTTATAATTGAACGGACTTTTAGATGCTAAAAATGgtttaaaatagttatttttatatgtaggtacaaacaatagaaaattatttataagaaaatgaaaaagtatttttattcgatattatgtaataaaaattattttatatgtaaaatgaAAACTATTACTCACCAATAATTATGACGAGACATCGATTGGAGGGAATACTTACTTTGTTGTTGCAGTGGCCAAAGAGAATTGCTAGGGATGTGATTTTGTGGTGATCATTTTACCTCTATTTCGATGCTTATTTTGTCAcgatttcggtgaatattttattcaaatatgAAACTTTGAGgaaatatttcgtgaaaatatcaGTTAAGATATGAAATACGAAGTTAATATTACATATGTGAGTCATtccgaaagtaatgcctcctGTTTATTTACATGGAAACTACAACAGATACAGAGagcataataacaaaattaaatagaaatttcatttatatagttGCTTTATCATATTGTTACCACCATTTTTATGCACTTTTGTCAGCAATGAAGAAGAGTGTATATGCCGCACTCGTAACAATGTGAGCCTTCAGAAGCAAGGGAATGTCTTACAGTTGCTATGACAACATCCTTGTCTGGAAAATGTTGCCCAGATAGTCTATCTTTCATAGGCCAAAGAAATGGAAGTCTAAAGTCATTAAATCCGGACGATATGGTGGTTGTGCTAGGACAGTTCATCCAAATTTTGCAACGTGCTCGTTGGTCGTGAAACTGGTATGGGGTCTGGCCTTGTGTTGCAAGCGAAAGTTTGTGTTCTCTGGCGTGACGCTGGAAATTCGGGCTCTTAGTTTAGCCAGCGTCTTCAGAATTGACCATTTCTCCATGTTCAGGGACATACAAAAGATTGAACCCCGCTTATACCAAAAGACTGTCAGTTTCACCACCGTTGAAAGACACTACCCACCCTCTCTGTGCTCGCATTCTCTATCATCTCTGTACATCTTTAACAAGCCAATGTCAATGGGTGTAATTTATTCGACAGTGAGGAATTCAATAACACACCTCTGTTCCGTACGCACTTCTATGCCAGATGCCATTTTGgtaaattcactttttttttctctatggGGGCGGAGGGGAACATTCCTGTGCACCGCCCCTGGGATGGGTTGCAAGCTCACCGACCCCACCTACGTCAAACtgacctaaccgctaacaccctaACTACCGATTCGGTCATAATTTcaagtccgtgtaccattccaccccaacagccccACTTTCCCCCTCAaatggtctgaggtgtaagccacCTCTCCCGTCTCCTTCACAGTCTGAGGTGTAAGCCACCTCTCCCGTCTCCTccacggtctgaggtgtaggcccCCTCTCCCGTCGGTAAACTGCCTTACTGCCACTTTCTGTTGCACGAAAATCAAACTAACAGGTCATTAGCGTGAAGGTTCAATTTTTACTACGCCACTAACATCTGGCTCAGGCATTATagatgaacataaaaacaaataggAGGCATTAATTTTGAAACGACCTTCGtacaacatgtaaacattcagttacTAATTTCAGTTGTTACAAATTTCCTTATAATTTCTACATAAAATTACATCTCCAACATCTGTCGTCCTCTTTTTCTTACTGCAAGTGGTAGAACTTTCCTCATACaagaaaatacttggggctaagagggatgaagttacaggagaatgaagaaagttacacaacgcagaactgcacgcattgctttcttcacctaacataattaggaacattaaatccagaagtttgagatgggcagggcatgtagcacgtatgggcgaatccagaaatgcatataaagtgttagttgggaggccggaaggaaaaagatctttggggaggccgagacgtagatggaaggataatattaaaatggatttgaaggaggtgggatatggagatagggactggattaatcttgctcaggatagggaccaatggcgggcttatgtgagggcggcaatgaacctgcgggtttcttaaaagccatttgtaagtaaacatAGAGGTCATAACTCAAAATCATTAATGTGTGACTTACGCCCTTTTACCGTGCACCATAGGAACGTTCCTTTAATCTCAGCAACATATTTATGCAAACGAGAACTAACACTTGACTTGACTTTCGGCATAACCCTTCGCTTTCCGTCTCAGCTAATGAACACAACACAACTATAATGATAACGCTTAGACGAGTTTGTAACGTTGACGCCTGCTCCCCAAAAGAATTTagattaaactagccgtaccggcacccgtgcgctccgctgcacccgttagaaataaatataaagtaattacataaataaataggacatttgatccagggaacattcgtgtttgatagaaggataaatcgtttaatatgttacttaatttaaattggatccaaataattaaaaagcgatcattttggtccagagacactcatttggtgcaatgacaattcctttaacatgtttcttaatttttattacatgcaaccatagtttaatgaagattgatatcatttagatttaatgtgtatactttattttacttgttataggtttccattcaattatgcttataacttaattttaacccttgttttctacgtattcagtaaatggcgcttggcccactatagttctgaacccttcaaataacgtaaattatattatattatattatattatactatattatattatattatatcagaagttactgtaataacattataacattatgaccatctagaaaaaaaatacactttccaatggtgaaataataattaattatacaaatcggttaatttagcttccgatattacttcatacaaacacagaaacattctctgtaggctatctttcatagttttcgattgttgctgtccaaggccccttatagacgaagtcatttgttttttaattcattacacggccttagatgacaattattttaattttaaaactcatttatctcattaaatatcagtcctatcaaaatttttgaatgAATAAAACtaatcgcaaattatttttaaagaaacttttgttatgtaatatttttcacaaaaatcaataataagcgagatatttcgatttatttaattcaggttcccttataaccccccttttaaataatgtattttgaatgccatatagcctaaaatctaagttacaacgaacttaatttttattccaattttcatcgaaatccgttcagccattatcgcgtgaaaaggtaacaaccatacagacagacagacatacaaacaaaaatttcaaagaaagcgattttcggtttcagggtggttaattatatatgttaggaccaattatttttggaaaatcgaaaattaccagaaaaatttcggctacagattattattagtatagatttttggAGGATATATACCTTGAATGTCTCTGTCTGCGCGAACGAGTATATCTGTCATCGTGTCCCCAGATGTGATCCTTCGAGGTGGAGATGATTCGGGCTTGAAATTGAGTTCCGACGTTATAAGCCGGGGCTCAGGAACACCAACTACAGGTTCTGCAACACCGATGTGGTCGCTTCTTGCTGTAATCAAGACAACATACagacatactagtggcttgtgcagcaaatgctgctgcaaactaagtccgttagacgttcaaataacaatttttcagatttattttcaatgaagaatacttgtctttttaatagttatttgcttccataataatgaaacatactccctctcaatggattttttttggccaaatactttttcttgaacctatccaactgaAGTTTTTgcgtttcaacgcgaaaacgcaagtatcaatgtcaggacgatagcagtagctatttcaggtcattgtggattgtaggcaaaagttaaaaaaatgtcaggtttgctaagctttcgaacaatagcattttcgtatagctgctgcatgtagaacttgaaatgtagagcgtaaaatcattttatcctactaagagatcttgctgaaatgatctggagactacaaaattttctaggcctcttattttatcagtaagtaataccgttttccttaggaactgtaatttttgcgctctctcgcgccaatactgaagacaatgacacatatcaatatctacactacaccgccattaagtatatgaaaaagacccaaccccactggtttaataagtataaaaatatttgacttttaataacaatattattatcttacttaagttttgtagttatatatagcagtcactcagtaaattatagaaatgaagatctaaattatgatattttctacatttacttacattacctcaaaacgtttcactttcatgtcatcaatatagcatcaatattatgtacaattaatgaagaatacacgcatcatgatattaactataataatatttaa
This genomic interval carries:
- the LOC138700560 gene encoding uncharacterized protein; this translates as MKLFCVICSLYLVIQNYIVGQSEARSDHIGVAEPVVGVPEPRLITSELNFKPESSPPRRITSGDTMTDILVRADRDIQAPLVRKSLRSGILTTSKTDKTAGIHRMKRTGGRGYCNSCGGGGGGGGGYPIFYVSAQPLGGSGCSTCGGGGSGGRTYSQSSSSSSSQSSSYGYGRKK